TGCGAGTGCAGTGAACGCACATATGATTACGCTGCGCAAGCTGCATGCAGATACAGGAAAAGCAGTGGAAACATCAGCACCGCAAGGGGTGCTAGAGCTGTTAGTGCCTTTTGTGGAGGCAGCTGAACGTGAACTGGTGGCGGGGAGCAGTACAAGCCGCGCAAGCAGTGAGGGGACGGCCTACGCATTGCTTCTGGATACGTATTTTACCGCTCAAAATATGCTGCGAATCGCTGCTCTATACGATGAACGTTACGTTACTTATATTGAAGCGGGGCGCAGTGAGGTGAGGATCAAGCTGTTCTGCCTCGATCCTTCGCATTTGCTGGGACAGGCTGTAAAGAACTACCACTCAACTATATATTTTTCGGCGACATTGACACCGCTTGCTTATTATCGGGACATGCTCGGAGCAAGCGAGGAAGACTATACGTTACAGGTCCCTTCCCCTTTCCATCAGGAGCAATGGGATGTACGCCTGCTGCCGCTCTCCATCCGTTATCGGGATCGTGAGCGTTCCAAAGGGGCGATTGCCGATATGCTGGCTGGATTGGTTGCTGAGCGGAAAGGGAACGTCCTTGTGTTTTTCCCGTCTTATCCGTATCTGCGTGAGGTATATGAGGAGTTCATGCTTCGGGACGTGTCTGCAGATACGTTGGTACAAAGTCCAGGTATGACCGAACCGGAGCGTGATCGGTTCCTGGACACCTTCCAGCCTGGGCAAGAGCGTACCCTGCTTGGGTTTGCCGTACTGGGGGGTGTGTTTGCTGAAGGCGTCGATTTACCGGGTGATCGCTTAAACGGGGTAGTGGTCGTCGGCGTCGGCTTGCCGCAAATTGGAGCGGAGCGGGACGTGCTGCGGGATTATTTTTCGGAACAGGGACGAAATGGTTTCAACTATGCGTATGTATATCCAGGGATGAACAAGGTTCTTCAGGCAGGTGGCAGACTTATTCGCACAGAGCATGACGAAGGGCTGCTGGTCCTGGTAGATGATCGTTTTGCCAAGGAGCCATATGCTTCTTTGCTGCCAGACGAATGGAAAAGCTACCGTTTGACGGAACAAGCGGGATTAAGGAAGGAATGGATGGACTATGAATTTTAATTTTCATAATGATTCCATACGCGGGGTGCTGCGTAACTTTGGACATGAGGATGCCGAAGTAGATAATATAGAGACTTTTGTGACATTTGCGCGCTTGGCTAACGGTATTTTCAGGGAAATGGATACAGATTTGACCAAGTTGGGGGCTTCTCAGGGACGGATTATTGTTCTTAGCCTGTTGCATTGCCATGCGCCGCATCGCATGACACCATCGGAGTTAGCCGAAAAAGCGGATGTCACGCGTGGAACCATGACGGGGTTGATCGACGGATTAGAGCGAGATGGCATGATTGAACGTGTGGCTCATGAGAGTGACGGACGGATGGTGACTGTCGGCTTAAAAGAGGCAGGACGAGAGCTATTAAGTAAGATAGTCCCTTATTATACGAAGCTGATTCGGTCATGCATGTCTGAGTTTACGCCACAGGATCATAAGATGATGAAGGGTTTGCTTGGAAAAATGAAAAACGGTTTTGAGCGGTCGTTGCCGAAAAGCTGAATCCCTGATGTCGGGGATAAGGAATAGGAGAGGGAAATATGTTCTTTTATACAGATGAGGTCTATGAAGGCCGTGATTTTGGCTCAATGGATGCCAGAGAAGGCGAGTGGAGAAATTGCGAGTTTACCCGTTGTCGCTTTCGGGGTGTAGAGATGAATGAGTCTCTTGTAGAAGGTTGTACCTTTGTGGACTGTGATTTTACCGGAGCCATCCTGAATGCATCTCACTACAAGGAGTCTGCTTTTACCAATTGTCTATTCACCAGCGCGAATCTGTTTGTAGTCCGGTTTGATAACTGTAAGCTGGTAGGTTCAGACTTTGCAGGGGCAA
This window of the Paenibacillus polymyxa genome carries:
- a CDS encoding MarR family winged helix-turn-helix transcriptional regulator — translated: MNFNFHNDSIRGVLRNFGHEDAEVDNIETFVTFARLANGIFREMDTDLTKLGASQGRIIVLSLLHCHAPHRMTPSELAEKADVTRGTMTGLIDGLERDGMIERVAHESDGRMVTVGLKEAGRELLSKIVPYYTKLIRSCMSEFTPQDHKMMKGLLGKMKNGFERSLPKS